One window of Phycodurus eques isolate BA_2022a chromosome 8, UOR_Pequ_1.1, whole genome shotgun sequence genomic DNA carries:
- the tmem221 gene encoding transmembrane protein 221 produces the protein MTHSYSQRSVVVLSLLGILSAIMSVLSVILIFQLQPQHTAVRESTPSVVPPHVRAFLPPVSTVLSALSLTLNLSAVVVCLLHGYFSTEVSRGELDTERADRFLLDSRAVRHVAIGLFCLGVSVYLAAMSIFMLLIFEAETGVASACVLASGILILLVVVIHSLVKVSRVAKRGSVDHLETLFCNKHRSSNNSPVSWPCELKIGVDKLRVPRIPSHLQHHMSFTPPSSPRHQRQHHPQEEYSPVGEELQGHSSNVDGHSGGGSCPRSHRSLSSDSVLLKAKPWNGVNNEMRSVLARKSGINAKDSTLV, from the exons ATGACACATTCTTACAGTCAGCGGTCCGTCGTTGTCTTGTCTCTACTGGGGATTCTATCGGCCATTATGTCCGTTTTATCGGTCATTCTGATCTTCCAGCTGCAGCCTCAACACACGGCCGTCAGGGAGTCCACCCCGTCGGTCGTGCCCCCTCACGTCAGGGCCTTCCTGCCGCCGGTGTCCACGGTGCTCTCGGCTCTGTCGCTCACCCTCAACCTTAGCGCCGTGGTGGTGTGTCTCCTACACGGCTACTTTTCCACTGAAGTTAGTCGAGGAGAGCTGGACACCGAAAG AGCAGACAGGTTCCTATTGGACAGCAGAGCCGTGCGACATGTGGCCATCGGACTGTTCTGCCTGGGAGTTTCGGTCTATTTAGCAG CAATGTCCATTTTTATGTTGCTCATATTTGAGGCAGAGACGGGTGTCGCCAGCGCTTGCGTCCTGGCCTCCGGCATTTTGATCCTTCTAGTGGTGGTGATCCACTCTCTCGTCAAGGTCTCCCGAGTAGCTAAACGCGGCAGTGTAGACCATCTCGAAACGCTCTTTTGCAACAAGCACAGAAGCAGCAACAACAGCCCCGTGTCTTGGCCCTGCGAGCTGAAAATCGGCGTGGACAAACTGCGAGTGCCCCGCATACCGTCGCACCTCCAGCATCACATGTCGTTCACACCGCCCAGCAGCCCCAGACACCAGCGGCAGCACCACCCGCAGGAAGAGTACTCCCCCGTCGGAGAAGAATTGCAAGGCCACTCGAGCAACGTGGACGGCCACAGTGGCGGCGGCAGCTGTCCTCGGTCACACAGGAGCTTATCTTCAGACTCGGTTTTACTAAAGGCTAAACCCTGGAATGGTGTCAACAACGAGATGAGGAGTGTCCTGGCCCGCAAATCGGGGATTAACGCAAAAGACTCGACGCTTGTGTGA
- the mef2b gene encoding myocyte-specific enhancer factor 2B isoform X2 — protein sequence MGRKKIQISRILDQRNRQVTFTKRKFGLMKKAYELSVLCDCEIALIIFNSTDRLFQYASTDMDKVLLKYTEYSEPHESRTNTDILETLRRKGLDLDASELEGEESMQAPPLRSPEAQFLVSESSFPVSSGPGLVPHRPPAFKCASPAPPAAHASFMPPHSGIGYSVFSHVSRGLDPKTPPPASPLTLPGDGANQGSGAGPNPAVSRGVLYQTGLHGAMGKAGLLGHTLAGYSLTSPGASEYSQPGFHHSVSLQRGAVNSWYSMQPAHQLHGPHINQGMSTGVCPFPSTLTHAPCLGVHVKSERSSPEQHMASPTSSPVLCLGRDQSPASRPGSTRHSPPGPGSESYVHDREDGGMPEQSNACEGWQR from the exons ATgggaagaaagaaaatacaaatttctCGCATTCTGGACCAGAGAAACCGACAG GTGACCTTCACCAAGCGCAAGTTCGGCCTGATGAAAAAGGCGTACGAGCTGAGCGTGCTGTGCGACTGCGAGATCGCCCTCATCATCTTCAACAGCACCGACCGCCTCTTCCAGTACGCCAGCACCGACATGGACAAAGTGCTGCTCAAGTACACAGAGTACAGCGAGCCACACGAGAGCCGCACCAACACCGACATACTGGAG ACTCTGAGGAGGAAAGGCCTCGATCTGGATGCCTCGGAGCTCGAAGGCGAGGAGAGCATGCAG GCTCCGCCCCTGCGCTCCCCGGAAGCCCAGTTCCTGGTGTCGGAGAGCAGCTTCCCTGTCTCATCCGGACCCGGCCTGGTCCCCCACAGACCCCCGGCCTTTAAATGTGCCAGCCCGGCTCCACCAGCAGCTCACGCCTCCTTCATGCCTCCACACTCAG GTATCGGCTACTCCGTCTTCTCCCACGTGAGCCGAGGGCTCGACCCCAAGACCCCGCCTCCAGCATCCCCTCTGACCCTACCGGGAGACGGAGCCAACCAGGGCTCAGGAGCCGGCCCGAATCCCGCCGTGAGCAGGGGTGTCTTGTACCAGACGGGCCTGCATGGCGCCATGGGCAAGGCTGGGCTGCTGGGCCACACTCTGGCTGGTTACAGCCTCACCTCCCCTGGAGCTTCTG AGTACAGCCAACCAGGTTTCCATCACTCTGTGAGTCTGCAGCGAGGCGCAGTGAATTCCTGGTACTCAATGCAGCCTGCACACCAACTCCACGGGCCTCACATAAATCAAGG GATGTCCACCGGGGTGTGCCCTTTCCCCTCTACCTTGACGCATGCGCCCTGCCTCGGCGTGCACGTCAAATCCGAACGCAGCTCTCCTGAGCAGCACATGGCCTCTCCCACCTCCTCCCCCGTACTCTGCCTCGGGCGGGACCAGTCGCCCGCCAGCAGGCCCGGCTCGACCCGCCACAGCCCCCCGGGACCCGGCTCCGAGTCTTACGTGCACGACCGAGAGGATGGCGGGATGCCCGAGCAGTCGAACGCGTGTGAGGGATGGCAGAGATAG
- the borcs8 gene encoding BLOC-1-related complex subunit 8 isoform X2: MEDQEMQLKVRRVSDKFTESMYVLANEPSVALYRLQEHVRRSLPELVQHKTDMQSWEEQSQGAIYSVEYACSAVRSMAKSSVYFKNIDSLLRQAISMREQMSISQGRRKRTVDPGMPRDTGEKHNSGL; the protein is encoded by the exons ATGGAAGACCAAGAGATGCAGCTTAAAGTTAGACGAG TGAGTGACAAATTCACGGAGAGCATGTACGTTCTGGCTAACGAGCCGTCCGTGGCTCTGTACAGACTGCAGGAGCATGTCAGGAGGTCCCTACCTGAGTTGGTGCAGCATAAG ACAGACATGCAGAGCTGGGAGGAGCAGAGCCAAGGAGCCATCTACTCAGTCGAATATGCATGCAG TGCTGTGAGAAGCATGGCCAAGAGCAGTGtgtatttcaaaaacattgacAGCCTGCTGCGACAAGCCATCAGCATGAGGGAGCAGATGAGCATCTCTCAAGGACGCAG aaaaAGGACAGTGGATCCAGGCATGCCAAGGGACACAGGAGAGAAGCACAACTCTGGACTGTGA
- the borcs8 gene encoding BLOC-1-related complex subunit 8 isoform X1 encodes MEDQEMQLKVRRVSDKFTESMYVLANEPSVALYRLQEHVRRSLPELVQHKTDMQSWEEQSQGAIYSVEYACSAVRSMAKSSVYFKNIDSLLRQAISMREQMSISQGRSHLFFLFLYHIFLRFVCFPPPSTCINFARCKPFSQSLCCCFACLIHLIFLMTVLCPRKRTVDPGMPRDTGEKHNSGL; translated from the exons ATGGAAGACCAAGAGATGCAGCTTAAAGTTAGACGAG TGAGTGACAAATTCACGGAGAGCATGTACGTTCTGGCTAACGAGCCGTCCGTGGCTCTGTACAGACTGCAGGAGCATGTCAGGAGGTCCCTACCTGAGTTGGTGCAGCATAAG ACAGACATGCAGAGCTGGGAGGAGCAGAGCCAAGGAGCCATCTACTCAGTCGAATATGCATGCAG TGCTGTGAGAAGCATGGCCAAGAGCAGTGtgtatttcaaaaacattgacAGCCTGCTGCGACAAGCCATCAGCATGAGGGAGCAGATGAGCATCTCTCAAGGACGCAG tcatttgttttttctttttttgtatcacatttttctgaggtttgtttgtttccccccGCCATCCACCTGCATTAATTTTGCACGATGCAAACCCTTCTCCCAGTCCCTTTGTTGCTGCTTCGCGTGCCTCATCCACCTCATCTTCCTCATGACGGTGCTATGTCCAAG aaaaAGGACAGTGGATCCAGGCATGCCAAGGGACACAGGAGAGAAGCACAACTCTGGACTGTGA
- the borcs8 gene encoding BLOC-1-related complex subunit 8 isoform X3, which yields MEDQEMQLKVRRVSDKFTESMYVLANEPSVALYRLQEHVRRSLPELVQHKTDMQSWEEQSQGAIYSVEYACSAVRSMAKSSVYFKNIDSLLRQAISMREQMSISQGRSPFVAASRASSTSSSS from the exons ATGGAAGACCAAGAGATGCAGCTTAAAGTTAGACGAG TGAGTGACAAATTCACGGAGAGCATGTACGTTCTGGCTAACGAGCCGTCCGTGGCTCTGTACAGACTGCAGGAGCATGTCAGGAGGTCCCTACCTGAGTTGGTGCAGCATAAG ACAGACATGCAGAGCTGGGAGGAGCAGAGCCAAGGAGCCATCTACTCAGTCGAATATGCATGCAG TGCTGTGAGAAGCATGGCCAAGAGCAGTGtgtatttcaaaaacattgacAGCCTGCTGCGACAAGCCATCAGCATGAGGGAGCAGATGAGCATCTCTCAAGGACGCAG TCCCTTTGTTGCTGCTTCGCGTGCCTCATCCACCTCATCTTCCTCATGA
- the mef2b gene encoding myocyte-specific enhancer factor 2B isoform X1, with protein sequence MGRKKIQISRILDQRNRQVTFTKRKFGLMKKAYELSVLCDCEIALIIFNSTDRLFQYASTDMDKVLLKYTEYSEPHESRTNTDILETLRRKGLDLDASELEGEESMQVTGHKYQYGDSVDLSAGRQRLYAPPLRSPEAQFLVSESSFPVSSGPGLVPHRPPAFKCASPAPPAAHASFMPPHSGIGYSVFSHVSRGLDPKTPPPASPLTLPGDGANQGSGAGPNPAVSRGVLYQTGLHGAMGKAGLLGHTLAGYSLTSPGASEYSQPGFHHSVSLQRGAVNSWYSMQPAHQLHGPHINQGMSTGVCPFPSTLTHAPCLGVHVKSERSSPEQHMASPTSSPVLCLGRDQSPASRPGSTRHSPPGPGSESYVHDREDGGMPEQSNACEGWQR encoded by the exons ATgggaagaaagaaaatacaaatttctCGCATTCTGGACCAGAGAAACCGACAG GTGACCTTCACCAAGCGCAAGTTCGGCCTGATGAAAAAGGCGTACGAGCTGAGCGTGCTGTGCGACTGCGAGATCGCCCTCATCATCTTCAACAGCACCGACCGCCTCTTCCAGTACGCCAGCACCGACATGGACAAAGTGCTGCTCAAGTACACAGAGTACAGCGAGCCACACGAGAGCCGCACCAACACCGACATACTGGAG ACTCTGAGGAGGAAAGGCCTCGATCTGGATGCCTCGGAGCTCGAAGGCGAGGAGAGCATGCAGGTGACCGGCCACAAATATCAATATGGCGACAGCGTGGACCTGTCTGCGGGTCGCCAGCGCCTTTAT GCTCCGCCCCTGCGCTCCCCGGAAGCCCAGTTCCTGGTGTCGGAGAGCAGCTTCCCTGTCTCATCCGGACCCGGCCTGGTCCCCCACAGACCCCCGGCCTTTAAATGTGCCAGCCCGGCTCCACCAGCAGCTCACGCCTCCTTCATGCCTCCACACTCAG GTATCGGCTACTCCGTCTTCTCCCACGTGAGCCGAGGGCTCGACCCCAAGACCCCGCCTCCAGCATCCCCTCTGACCCTACCGGGAGACGGAGCCAACCAGGGCTCAGGAGCCGGCCCGAATCCCGCCGTGAGCAGGGGTGTCTTGTACCAGACGGGCCTGCATGGCGCCATGGGCAAGGCTGGGCTGCTGGGCCACACTCTGGCTGGTTACAGCCTCACCTCCCCTGGAGCTTCTG AGTACAGCCAACCAGGTTTCCATCACTCTGTGAGTCTGCAGCGAGGCGCAGTGAATTCCTGGTACTCAATGCAGCCTGCACACCAACTCCACGGGCCTCACATAAATCAAGG GATGTCCACCGGGGTGTGCCCTTTCCCCTCTACCTTGACGCATGCGCCCTGCCTCGGCGTGCACGTCAAATCCGAACGCAGCTCTCCTGAGCAGCACATGGCCTCTCCCACCTCCTCCCCCGTACTCTGCCTCGGGCGGGACCAGTCGCCCGCCAGCAGGCCCGGCTCGACCCGCCACAGCCCCCCGGGACCCGGCTCCGAGTCTTACGTGCACGACCGAGAGGATGGCGGGATGCCCGAGCAGTCGAACGCGTGTGAGGGATGGCAGAGATAG
- the mrpl54 gene encoding large ribosomal subunit protein mL54 — MSGHPLFRVALLTKQIANNAPLLTFRRKDALNKLQECGYAKKVATKGKGKGMVKDELKGPEVCKDPVLLTSYAVGANIYKQGADPKLKPVEEYPEWLFQLNLEAPYKLHELEEESWAYWKRLRKESIWRHNRLHKGKKF, encoded by the exons atgtccGGCCACCCTTTATTTAGGGTCGCTTTGTTAACTAAACAAATCGCAAACAATGCGCCACTTCTAACATTCCGTAGGAAGGACGCGTTAAACAAGTTACAAGAATGTGGATATGCGAAAAAAGTGG CCACCAAAGGCAAAGGAAAGGGGATGGTTAAAGACGAGCTAAAAGGACCAGAGGTGTGCAAAGATCCAGTCCTGTTGACTTCTTATGCAGTGGGGGCCAACATCTACAAACAGGGAGCAGACCCCAAACTCAAACCTGTGGAGGAATACCCAGAGTG gctCTTTCAGTTGAACCTGGAGGCGCCCTACAAGCTCCACGAGCTGGAGGAGGAAAGCTGGGCGTACTGGAAGCGTCTCCGAAAGGAAAGCATTTGGCGTCACAACAGATTGCATAAAGGGAAGAAGTTCTAG